In the Gorilla gorilla gorilla isolate KB3781 chromosome 1, NHGRI_mGorGor1-v2.1_pri, whole genome shotgun sequence genome, AAAGATGGAAGTCCACTTTCTCAGATGGCCATGAGCCACAGGAAGGGCAGGGGATGGGACCAAAAAAGATCCTCTTGGGCTGCCTGACTTCCCTGAGTGTACGCATCAGCTCAGCCCGAATTGGGGCGAGGATCTCCCAATTGACATGACCCCTGTTGTCAAGACACTCCAGAGGGGCAGGATACAACTCCAGGCCTAACTTGCTCAGCCCGCCTGTGTGACACAGCAGGTCTTTCAGAGCATTCATGGAGGTCTCATTTCCACGAAAGTAGAAGGTGGTGAGCTGGGAGCAGCGGCTCAGGGCAGGCAGGAGGACCCTGAGCTGGGAGTCCTGGATCTGACAGTCCTTTAACGTGAGGATCTCGAGAGTAGCAGCAACTTTCTCCAGCAGAGCTCCAAGGGGCTCAAGATTGGTGGTCCACATTAGGATATGAATCAGATGCAGCTCCTTTAGCTGACTGAGGCTTGGGTACTGAGACAGACACGCCATGTCCTGATCAGTTAGGTAAGCATGACAGAATATAAAGGTTCCCAAGGGGTTCTTGAGGTACCTGGGGAGAGCAAGAAGTTAGTTATGGGCAATGGTGCCAGTTAGAGGAGGGGGGTGGGAAATAATCTCAATGGTAAACTTGAAGTGGGCATTGAGTAATTCTGCACCTTACTACCACACAGGTGTTATAGTAACTGCAATGGGGAAGCCGGTTTCACCCAAACACAAGTTGTTCCCATCATCAGATGATGGTCTGTGTGCAAGGTGCTGCCTGATGAAGACTCAGATCATTCAGGGGCAGCTCTATTTTAGGCTCAGTCCTTTCAGCCTTGCTTGTGTGATTAGTTCAAGGCCACAAAATCTTTAAAGCCTCTTTACTTCATCTTTCAGCAGACAACCTCATCTCTGGGCCAGAGAAGCCCAGTGGGAGATGTGCACAAAGAACTCAACTGAGCAAGGTCTAGGGACATCTGCTAGGGCCACCTGCCTGCAAAGGTTCCCTGACATGCCCGTGTCTGCAAACCACCTATCACTTTATACCACTCTCCTGCCTACTCCCTCACCTCTGTCCAAGAAGCACGCTTTTCTCATGTCAACTACTTTTCCTGGGGTTCAAAAGAACCTTTTACAGACAGGGAATTAGAGACAGGTTCATTGGTGTTTACTAAGCTGTGAGGACAGAGCTTCTACTGTTAAACACGCAGGTTTCATGCACTTCCTCTATATGAAGAATAAGTTTCATCATATTAACTTCAAACACACTTCCTAAAAAGGAATTCACAAATGCACCCTCCCTAGATCTGAACCCCTGACTAACTAGCTCCCTACATCTCTCTCTGTAGCATCTACCCCAGGCCGTCCCTCTGCCCTTATTTGAGCGGGCTTGTGATACCAACTTCAGGATATAGAGCACTGAACAGCATAAGGCGTTGACATTCTAGCGTCCCATTCCCTGTGACATCACCagtggctggcacacagtagatgcccACTAGCATTTActgtgaaaaagaacaaaagtctgTGGTGTGGTCTGCAGAGAAAACTCACCATCCTTTCTTACCTGAGCAGGTGCTCCAGGTGCTCTTTGATATTACTGATCTTTCTTATATAAAGCATCTGAGGGTAGTACAGGCAGAGGAATGGACAGTCCAAGTCAGGAACGAACTGCTCTTGGCTGCTTACATATAACTCACCGTCATAACCGAAGGCTAAAAAGAGTTTGCGAAGATTGCTCATCTGGCTCAAGTAAGGGGCAAACTTTCctgttttattcagagagcacTTTCTCTTAATTTCCAACTCCTGGATACTGTCTGGGTATACCCTTTTCAATAAATTTCTGAAACTTGAAGTTGGCATTGAGTAATTCTGCACCTTATTACAACACAGGTGCACTAGACCTCTTCTGTAGTGGATCCACCTGCAGAGGTAGCTCAGGCATTCATCCAGCatactttcctttaggcagaggtCTATGAACACCTTCAAGGGCTGGTGCTGTCCCGTCCTTGGATAGTCCTCCACTGTCTGCCTCTTACTCATGGCCTCTGGGGAGCAGGACAGGGCCCTGGCTCCAGACCATATGGT is a window encoding:
- the LOC115931037 gene encoding PRAME family member 17; translation: MSLQSPSRLLELAGQSLLRNQFLTIFNLDELPREVFPLMFMEAFSMRHFEALKLMVQAWPFLRLPLGSLMKTPHLETLQAVLKGLDTLLAQKLRPRRWKLQVLDLRDVDENFWTIWSGARALSCSPEAMSKRQTVEDYPRTGQHQPLKVFIDLCLKESMLDECLSYLCRWIHYRRGLVHLCCNKVQNYSMPTSSFRNLLKRVYPDSIQELEIKRKCSLNKTGKFAPYLSQMSNLRKLFLAFGYDGELYVSSQEQFVPDLDCPFLCLYYPQMLYIRKISNIKEHLEHLLRYLKNPLGTFIFCHAYLTDQDMACLSQYPSLSQLKELHLIHILMWTTNLEPLGALLEKVAATLEILTLKDCQIQDSQLRVLLPALSRCSQLTTFYFRGNETSMNALKDLLCHTGGLSKLGLELYPAPLECLDNRGHVNWEILAPIRAELMRTLREVRQPKRIFFGPIPCPSCGSWPSEKVDFHLCS